One Candidatus Binatia bacterium genomic region harbors:
- a CDS encoding efflux RND transporter periplasmic adaptor subunit: IAVLSDEAREAQVEQARALATQRKTEIDAKRRLIESGALPKLELVNLESQQKAADAALAAAEAERERGVVRAPWAGVVSDVPVEVGQATFSMAGREIAQIVALNPMLAVVEAPERKLAGIKVGDAADIRLVTGETVTGRIRYVAKSASPTTRTYRIEVQVENAAGKIPDGITAEVVIKMASVPATRVPRSALIFSASGDLGVRVVDAGGKVAFVPVAIAEDGQSSMWVGGVEDGARVIVQGQDFVREGLPVETVAAAVAEKTAGN, from the coding sequence ATCGCCGTCCTGTCGGATGAGGCGCGCGAAGCGCAGGTGGAGCAAGCGCGGGCACTTGCGACGCAGCGCAAGACCGAAATCGACGCCAAGCGCAGGCTGATCGAGAGCGGCGCCTTGCCGAAGCTCGAGCTGGTCAATCTCGAATCGCAGCAGAAGGCGGCAGATGCAGCGCTTGCCGCCGCGGAAGCCGAGCGCGAGCGTGGTGTCGTCCGCGCGCCCTGGGCGGGCGTCGTTAGCGACGTGCCGGTCGAGGTCGGCCAGGCGACGTTCTCCATGGCGGGACGAGAGATCGCGCAGATCGTGGCGCTCAATCCCATGCTGGCGGTGGTTGAGGCACCCGAGCGCAAGCTCGCCGGTATTAAGGTCGGCGACGCCGCTGACATCCGCCTAGTCACCGGCGAGACCGTGACGGGCCGCATCCGCTACGTCGCTAAATCGGCGAGCCCAACCACCCGAACCTATCGCATCGAGGTCCAAGTGGAGAACGCCGCTGGCAAAATCCCTGATGGGATCACCGCAGAAGTCGTGATCAAGATGGCGTCAGTGCCGGCGACGCGCGTACCACGCTCGGCCCTAATCTTCTCGGCCTCGGGCGACCTCGGAGTCCGCGTCGTCGATGCCGGCGGCAAGGTGGCTTTCGTCCCTGTGGCGATCGCCGAGGACGGGCAATCGTCAATGTGGGTCGGCGGCGTCGAGGACGGCGCCCGCGTCATTGTGCAAGGCCAGGACTTCGTGCGCGAGGGCTTGCCGGTTGAAACCGTCGCAGCAGCGGTCGCAGAGAAGACCGCCGGCAATTGA